The following coding sequences lie in one Apium graveolens cultivar Ventura chromosome 1, ASM990537v1, whole genome shotgun sequence genomic window:
- the LOC141659785 gene encoding ubiquitin carboxyl-terminal hydrolase 9-like, whose translation MTIPDSGDMLMDNGSLIVSPSSSPQLQKEIVRDLTKNSVSKPGNLFFLISNRWFTGWKKYTGFGAYPYDEVLPEPHLLISDTADRPGPIDNSNIVATGSNSEGEDLQLLDNLEEERDYVVVSQDVWKKLFEWYKGGPVLPRKMISVGVRQELVVEVYPLCLKLIDARDESESTIRLSKKASLHELYERACALKKTHTGKVRIWDYFNNRKQTILEDSTKTLEESDLQMNQSILLEVQVNGILPTGFGMDSTGNELALIPIEPLRSSLTIAGGPTLSNGNSMGYSSSLHQGSSLSSALKDMEDTSDILRPVLKGSSGGLAGLQNLGNTCFMNSSLQCLVHTPPLVDYFLQDYTDEINKQNPLGMHGELAIAFGELLRKIWSSGRTSIAPREFKGKLGRFAPQFSGYNQHDSQELLAFLLDGLHEDLNRVKQKPYIELKDCDGRPDEEVADEFWRYHKARNDSIIVDVCQGQYKSTLVCPDCKKISIAFDPFMYLSLPLPSTATRTMTVTVFYGDGSGLPMPYSVTVLKNGACKDLKLAVASACCLKDDEGLLLAEVYEHTIYRYLDTPLEPLSSIKDNEHIVAYRHPKTSSDSTKLEICHRYLDKCSPDNLKGGEWKLFLAPLVSYVKDIESGDDIDLAVNRLLSPLKRKAFASSAKVFSQEKNGSTSEVSEQSTGNSSAHSGDEDQSTNEVDMEDISSRELSFRLCLSDDRGLSCRPIAKDSPIKPAKLVKVMLDWTEKELDLYDASYLKDLPEVHKTGPAVKKTRPEAISLFSCLDAFLKEEPLGPDDMWYCPRCKKHRQATKKLDLWRLPEILVFHLKRFSYSRYLKNKLDTFVNFPVHDLDLSKYMKTKDATGESYVYELYAISNHYGGLGGGHYSAYSKLIHDDRWYHFDDSHVSPVSEADIRTSAAYVLFYRRVKVESSGVGEPSRSINIS comes from the exons ATGACGATTCCTGATTCTGGTGATATGTTGATGGATAATGGATCTTTGATTGTATCTCCCTCGTCTTCTCCTCAATTACAGAAAGAGATTGTTCGAGATTTGACTAAGAATTCCGTTTCTAAGCCTGGCAACTTGTTCTTTCTCATTTCTAATAG GTGGTTCACTGGATGGAAGAAATACACTGGATTTGGTGCTTATCCATATGATGAAGTTTTACCAGAGCCTCATCTTTTAATCTCAGATACTGCAGATAGACCGGGGCCCATTGATAATAGCAATATAGTTGCTACTGGAAGTAACTCAGAGGGTGAAGACCTTCAGCTGCTCGATAACCTTGAAGAAGAACGTGATTATGTTGTAGTATCTCAGGATGTATGGAAGAAACTTTTTGAATG GTATAAAGGAGGACCTGTACTACCCAGGAAGATGATTTCGGTTGGTGTTCGGCAGGAATTAGTTGTGGAGGTATACCCTTTATGTCTAAAGTTGATTGATGCTCGAGATGAAAGTGAGTCAACTATAAGGCTTAGTAAAAAG GCTTCTTTGCATGAGCTTTATGAAAGGGCGTGTGCACTCAAGAAGACTCATACAGGAAAG GTACGAATCTGGGATTATTTTAATAACCGGAAGCAGACAATATTGGAAGATTCAACCAAGACCTTGGAGGAATCTGACTTGCAGATGAACCAATCT ATTCTTCTAGAGGTGCAAGTCAATGGAATTCTTCCCACCGGTTTTGGCATGGATTCAACTGGGAATGAGCTGGCATTGATTCCGATAGAACCGTTGAGATCATCTTTGACAATTGCGGGGGGACCCACTTTGTCCAATGGTAATTCGATGGGTTATAGTTCAAGTTTGCATCAGGGAAGTAGTTTAAGTTCAGCATTAAAAGACATGGAAGATACATCCGACATTTTAAGGCCTGTACTGAAAGGAAGTAGTGGAGGCTTGGCGGGTCTGCAGAATTTGGGGAATACATGTTTTATGAATAGTTCACTTCAATGTTTAGTCCATACTCCACCCCTTGTTGATTACTTCTTGCAAGATTATACTGATGAGATTAACAAGCAAAATCCCCTTGGAATGCAT GGTGAGCTCGCAATTGCTTTTGGTGAATTGTTGAGGAAGATCTGGTCTTCTGGGAGGACATCAATTGCACCACGTGAATTTAAAGGAAAACTTGGTCGATTTGCCCCCCAGTTTAGTGGATACAACCAGCATGATTCTCAA GAACTCCTTGCCTTCTTGCTGGATGGGTTGCATGAAGATTTGAATCGTGTTAAACAAAAGCCTTATATTGAGCTAAAGGATTGCGATGGTCGTCCTGATGAGGAAGTCGCAGATGAGTTCTGGAGATACCACAAGGCCAGAAATGATTCAATAATTGTTGATGTCTGCCAG GGTCAATACAAGTCAACTCTGGTTTGCCCAGATTGCAAAAAAATTTCAATTGCATTTGATCCCTTCATGTACTTGTCTTTGCCATTACCCTCAACTGCCACACGAACGATGACTGTAACTGTATTTTATGGCGATGGTAGCGGCCTTCCAATGCCGTACTCTGTCACTGTTTTGAAGAATGGTGCTTGCAAAGATCTTAAATTAGCAGTAGCTTCTGCATGTTGCTTAAAAGATGATGAAGGCCTGCTGCTTGCAGAG GTCTATGAACATACAATATATCGATACCTGGACACCCCTTTGGAGCCATTGTCTTCCATTAAAGACAATGAACATATTGTTGCCTACAGACATCCCAAAACAAGTTCAGATTCGACAAAACTGGAAATATGCCACCGGTACCTAGATAA atgttcaccagacAATCTCAAGGGTGGAGAGTGGAAGCTTTTCTTGGCCCCACTTGTTAGTTATGTCAAAGATATAGAAAGTGGGGATGATATTGATCTTGCTGTGAATAGATTGCTTTCTCCATTGAAAAGGAAAGCATTTGCGTCTTCCGCAAAAGTTTTTAGTCAGGAAAAAAATGGTTCAACCTCAGAGGTTAGTGAACAATCAACTGGGAACAGCAGTGCTCACTCTGGGGACGAGGATCAATCAACAAACGAGGTGGACATGGAGGACATATCAAGCAGGGAGCTATCATTCCGCCTCTGCTTAAGTGATGACAGGGGTTTGTCCTGCAGACCGATTGCAAAGGATTCACCTATAAAGCCTGCCAAATTGGTTAAGGTAATGCTGGATTGGACTGAAAAAGAGCTTGACTTATATGATGCAAGCTACCTCAAGGATCTTCCTGAGGTGCATAAGACTGGGCCAGCTGTGAAGAAAACACGACCAGAAGCCATCTCCTTATTTTCATGTTTGGATGCATTTCTTAAGGAGGAACCTTTAGGGCCTGATGATATGTG GTACTGCCCTCGTTGCAAGAAACACAGGCAAGCCACCAAGAAGCTAGATTTGTGGAGATTGCCAGAGATACTTGTGTTTCACTTGAAGCGGTTCTCGTACAGCAGATACTTGAAGAACAAACTCGACACCTTTGTTAATTTTCCAGTTCATGATCTTGATTTAAGCAAATATATGAAAACTAAGGATGCCACTGGAGAATCTTATGTTTATGAGCTATATGCCATCAGCAACCATTATGGTGGCCTTGGTGGTGGGCATTACTCTGCTTATTCCAAG CTTATTCATGATGATAGATGGTACCATTTTGATGATTCCCATGTTTCCCCCGTTAGTGAAGCCGACATCAGGACATCCGCTGCTTATGTTTTGTTCTACCGAAGAGTAAAAGTTGAATCGTCTGGAGTTGGTGAGCCATCCAGGTCCATTAACATTTCTTAA
- the LOC141659779 gene encoding putative trehalase isoform X1 produces the protein MIKKMSFLLRNLFIFLAIIVLTGEEVVGQEKQACLPSDSGPVIPTTPLVIFLEKLQETALNTYGHKGFDPKLYVDMSLRFNLSVTHQAFNKLPRTDNGSVLASHLNGFISEYMNAAGDDLVYVEPVDFVAQPAGFLPNVDNLEVRAWALEVHSLWKNLSRKVSDQVLGHPDLHSLLPLSSPVMIPGSRFREVYYWDSYWVIRGLLASKMYDTAKGIVTNLISMIGKFGHVLNGARAYYTNRRQPPLLSAMIVDIYNRTGDLDFVRKSLPSLITEHNFWNSGMHRMNIRDGQGRTHYLSRYYAMWNEPRPESSTIDKETADKLSNFCEKQHLYRELATAAESGWDFSTRWMRNSSDLTTLCTTSIIPVDLNAFILKMELDISYLANVSQDKSTAERFAKASKARQTAMNAVLWNEEMGQWLDYWIDANSSSQVTCKWKAVDQNQSVFASNFIPLWIQPFNSDIDLVEKVSKSLQRSGLLRDAGIATSLTNTGQQWDFPNGWAPLQHMIVEGLVKSGSKEARTLAEDIAMKWINTNYAAYRETGTMHEKYDVEKCGASGGGGEYVPQTGFGWSNGVVLAFLEEFGWPEDLKIGC, from the exons ATGATAAAAAAGATGTCGTTTCTTTTGAGAAATTTATTCATCTTCTTAGCAATAATTGTGTTGACAGGAGAAGAAGTTGTTGGTCAAGAAAAACAAGCATGCTTGCCCTCAGACTCTGGTCCTGTAATACCTACAACACCGTTGGTCATCTTTCTCGAAAAGCTTCAAGAAACAGCCCTTAATACTTATGGTCACAAAGGTTTCGACCCCAAATTATATGTGGACATGTCCTTGAGATTCAATCTTTCTGTTACCCATCAAGCCTTTAACAAGCTCCCCAGGACTGACAATGGCTCTGTATTGGCATCTCATTTGAATGGATTTATCAGTGAATATATGAATGCTGctggtgatgatttggtgtatgTTGAGCCTGTTGATTTTGTTGCTCAACCTGCTGGATTTTTGCCTAATGTGGATAACCTTGAGGTGAGGGCTTGGGCATTGGAGGTACATTCCCTTTGGAAGAATTTGAGTCGCAAAGTGTCAGACCAGGTTCTAGGCCACCCGGATTTGCATTCGTTGTTGCCTCTGTCAAGCCCAGTTATGATTCCAGGATCACGGTTTCGTGAGGTATATTATTGGGATTCTTACTGGGTAATAAG GGGCTTGCTGGCAAGTAAGATGTATGACACTGCAAAAGGAATTGTGACTAATCTTATATCAATGATAGGAAAATTTGGACACGTCCTTAATGGTGCAAGGGCATATTATACCAATAGAAGGCAA CCTCCACTTTTAAGTGCAATGATAGTAGATATATATAACAGAACTGGTGATTTGGACTTTGTTCGAAAGTCTCTGCCATCCCTGATCACTGAGCATAACTTTTGGAATTCAG GCATGCATAGGATGAACATCCGGGATGGTCAAGGAAGAACTCATTATTTGAGTCGCTACTATGCAATGTGGAATGAGCCGAGGCCAGAATCATCAACCATT GACAAAGAAACTGCTGACAAGCTCTCGAATTTTTGTGAGAAACAGCATCTGTACCGTGAACTTGCCACAGCTGCTGAATCCGGATGGGACTTCAGTACAAGATGGATGAG GAATTCTTCTGATCTCACAACTTTGTGTACAACATCAATTATACCTGTAGACTTGAATGCATTTATACTTAAG ATGGAACTTGACATATCCTACTTGGCAAATGTTTCCCAAGATAAGAGCACTGCTGAGCGCTTTGCAAAAGCATCAAAAGCCAGACAAACTGCGATGAACGCTGTCTTGTGGAATGAAGAAATGGGACAATGGCTTGATTACTGGATAGATGCCAATTCTTCTAGCCAG GTTACTTGCAAATGGAAGGCAGTAGACCAAAATCAGAGCGTATTTGCCTCAAACTTCATCCCTTTGTGGATTCAGCCATTTAACTCAG ACATTGATCTGGTGGAGAAAGTTTCTAAAAGCCTGCAACGATCAGGCCTTCTCCGTGATGCAGGAATTGCAACTTCTTTGACGAATACAGGACAGCAATG GGATTTTCCGAATGGCTGGGCTCCACTTCAACACATGATCGTCGAAGGCCTAGTCAAGTCTGGATCAAAAGAGGCAAGGACCTTGGCAGAAGACATTGCAATGAAATGGATCAATACCAACTATGCTGCATACAGAGAAACTGGTACCATGCACGAAAAATACGATGTGGAAAAATGTGGAGCATCTGGCGGTGGTGGCGAATATGTACCCCAA ACCGGGTTCGGTTGGTCGAACGGTGTTGTCTTAGCATTCTTGGAAGAATTCGGATGGCCTGAAGACTTGAAAATAGGTTGCTAG
- the LOC141659779 gene encoding putative trehalase isoform X2, with amino-acid sequence MALQPPYGEEVVGQEKQACLPSDSGPVIPTTPLVIFLEKLQETALNTYGHKGFDPKLYVDMSLRFNLSVTHQAFNKLPRTDNGSVLASHLNGFISEYMNAAGDDLVYVEPVDFVAQPAGFLPNVDNLEVRAWALEVHSLWKNLSRKVSDQVLGHPDLHSLLPLSSPVMIPGSRFREVYYWDSYWVIRGLLASKMYDTAKGIVTNLISMIGKFGHVLNGARAYYTNRRQPPLLSAMIVDIYNRTGDLDFVRKSLPSLITEHNFWNSGMHRMNIRDGQGRTHYLSRYYAMWNEPRPESSTIDKETADKLSNFCEKQHLYRELATAAESGWDFSTRWMRNSSDLTTLCTTSIIPVDLNAFILKMELDISYLANVSQDKSTAERFAKASKARQTAMNAVLWNEEMGQWLDYWIDANSSSQVTCKWKAVDQNQSVFASNFIPLWIQPFNSDIDLVEKVSKSLQRSGLLRDAGIATSLTNTGQQWDFPNGWAPLQHMIVEGLVKSGSKEARTLAEDIAMKWINTNYAAYRETGTMHEKYDVEKCGASGGGGEYVPQTGFGWSNGVVLAFLEEFGWPEDLKIGC; translated from the exons ATGGCTCTTCAACCTCCTTATG GAGAAGAAGTTGTTGGTCAAGAAAAACAAGCATGCTTGCCCTCAGACTCTGGTCCTGTAATACCTACAACACCGTTGGTCATCTTTCTCGAAAAGCTTCAAGAAACAGCCCTTAATACTTATGGTCACAAAGGTTTCGACCCCAAATTATATGTGGACATGTCCTTGAGATTCAATCTTTCTGTTACCCATCAAGCCTTTAACAAGCTCCCCAGGACTGACAATGGCTCTGTATTGGCATCTCATTTGAATGGATTTATCAGTGAATATATGAATGCTGctggtgatgatttggtgtatgTTGAGCCTGTTGATTTTGTTGCTCAACCTGCTGGATTTTTGCCTAATGTGGATAACCTTGAGGTGAGGGCTTGGGCATTGGAGGTACATTCCCTTTGGAAGAATTTGAGTCGCAAAGTGTCAGACCAGGTTCTAGGCCACCCGGATTTGCATTCGTTGTTGCCTCTGTCAAGCCCAGTTATGATTCCAGGATCACGGTTTCGTGAGGTATATTATTGGGATTCTTACTGGGTAATAAG GGGCTTGCTGGCAAGTAAGATGTATGACACTGCAAAAGGAATTGTGACTAATCTTATATCAATGATAGGAAAATTTGGACACGTCCTTAATGGTGCAAGGGCATATTATACCAATAGAAGGCAA CCTCCACTTTTAAGTGCAATGATAGTAGATATATATAACAGAACTGGTGATTTGGACTTTGTTCGAAAGTCTCTGCCATCCCTGATCACTGAGCATAACTTTTGGAATTCAG GCATGCATAGGATGAACATCCGGGATGGTCAAGGAAGAACTCATTATTTGAGTCGCTACTATGCAATGTGGAATGAGCCGAGGCCAGAATCATCAACCATT GACAAAGAAACTGCTGACAAGCTCTCGAATTTTTGTGAGAAACAGCATCTGTACCGTGAACTTGCCACAGCTGCTGAATCCGGATGGGACTTCAGTACAAGATGGATGAG GAATTCTTCTGATCTCACAACTTTGTGTACAACATCAATTATACCTGTAGACTTGAATGCATTTATACTTAAG ATGGAACTTGACATATCCTACTTGGCAAATGTTTCCCAAGATAAGAGCACTGCTGAGCGCTTTGCAAAAGCATCAAAAGCCAGACAAACTGCGATGAACGCTGTCTTGTGGAATGAAGAAATGGGACAATGGCTTGATTACTGGATAGATGCCAATTCTTCTAGCCAG GTTACTTGCAAATGGAAGGCAGTAGACCAAAATCAGAGCGTATTTGCCTCAAACTTCATCCCTTTGTGGATTCAGCCATTTAACTCAG ACATTGATCTGGTGGAGAAAGTTTCTAAAAGCCTGCAACGATCAGGCCTTCTCCGTGATGCAGGAATTGCAACTTCTTTGACGAATACAGGACAGCAATG GGATTTTCCGAATGGCTGGGCTCCACTTCAACACATGATCGTCGAAGGCCTAGTCAAGTCTGGATCAAAAGAGGCAAGGACCTTGGCAGAAGACATTGCAATGAAATGGATCAATACCAACTATGCTGCATACAGAGAAACTGGTACCATGCACGAAAAATACGATGTGGAAAAATGTGGAGCATCTGGCGGTGGTGGCGAATATGTACCCCAA ACCGGGTTCGGTTGGTCGAACGGTGTTGTCTTAGCATTCTTGGAAGAATTCGGATGGCCTGAAGACTTGAAAATAGGTTGCTAG